The Vidua chalybeata isolate OUT-0048 chromosome 6, bVidCha1 merged haplotype, whole genome shotgun sequence genome has a segment encoding these proteins:
- the SYT8 gene encoding synaptotagmin-8: protein MAVAARKGRTTASPHSSITTTAWPGSLDSWLSWIPLPKWTLITMAVAGAILLLLFLICIVKCCCTKRRPKKKERIGLCTISNSTTINLVQPEMEDLEREVEQKRRGKLQYSLEYNFRMQELKVGVKQAAELKAMDSGGTSDPYVIVYLMSDMKKRYETKVYRKTLNPIFNETFTFQVPQAEVSKSTLVMQIYDFNRFSKHDIIGEVRLPLASVNLQHVIEQWSDLVVASKVEEEHLGEICFSLRYVPSTGKLTVLILEAKQLKRMDSDGLSDTPALGRTGGISQEEMSWLDCTGSLAGGNPFVKVHLILNRKKWKKKRTSVKKNTLSPYFNEVFVFEVPFSQIQNVDVVISVWDHDKVTKNEPIGKLFIGCRATGNQLRHWSDMLSNPCRPLVQWHILQPPEVVDKALGLKSHLKLPLHSR from the exons TACCCAAATGGACGCTCATCACCATGGCTGTGGCAGGGGCcattctcctccttctcttcctcatcTGCATTGTCAAGTGCTGTTGTACAAAGAGGAGGcccaagaagaaggaaagaatcGGCTTGTGCACCATCAGCAACTCCACCACGATCAACCTT GTCCAGCCTGAGATGGAGGACCTGGAGCGGGAAGTAGAGCAGAAGCGGCGAGGAAAGCTGCAGTACTCCCTGGAGTACAACTTCCGCATGCAGGAG ctgaaagTTGGCGTGAAGCAGGCAGCTGAGCTGAAGGCCATGGACAGTGGAGGCACATCTGACCCATATGTGATTGTCTACCTAATGTCTGATATGAAGAAGAGATATGAGACCAAGGTTTACCGCAAGACCCTGAACCCCATCTTCAATGAGACCTTCACTTTCCAG GTACCCCAGGCTGAGGTGTCTAAATCCACGCTGGTGATGCAGATCTATGACTTCAACCGCTTTTCCAAGCATGATATCATTGGTGAGGTTCGGCTGCCCCTGGCCAGTGTCAACCTGCAGCATGTCATCGAGCAGTGGAGTGACCTGGTGGTGGCCAGTAAAGTGGAG GAAGAGCATCTGGGTGAGATCTGCTTCTCGCTGCGCTACGTCCCCAGCACTGGCAAGCTGACAGTGCTCATCCTGGAAGCCAAGCAGCTGAAGCGGATGGACTCAGATGGACTCTCAG ATACTCCAGCTTTGGGCCGTACTGGAGGTATCTCTCAGGAGGAGATGTCATGGCTGGATTGTACAGGGAGCTTGGCAGGAGGAA ATCCTTTTGTCAAGGTGCATCTCATactgaacagaaagaaatggaagaaaaaaaggacaagtgTGAAGAAAAACACCTTAAGCCCTTACTTCAACGAGGTGTTTGTTTTTGAGGTGCCTTTCAGTCAGATCCAG AATGTGGACGTGGTCATCTCTGTCTGGGATCATGACAAAGTGACCAAAAATGAGCCCATTGGCAAACTCTTCATCGGCTGCCGAGCTACAGGCAACCAGCTGCGGCACTGGTCCGACATGCTGTCCAACCCATGCCGGCCCCTCGTCCAGTGGCACATCCTGCAGCCCCCGGAGGTGGTGGACAAAGCCCTGGGACTGAAGTCCCACCTCAAGCTGCCCCTGCACTCCAGATAG